From a single Glycine soja cultivar W05 chromosome 19, ASM419377v2, whole genome shotgun sequence genomic region:
- the LOC114398626 gene encoding uncharacterized protein LOC114398626, with product QAVLWNSDCQEAFENIKQSLMNPPVLMPPVTGRPLFLYMTVLDESMGCVLGQHDDSGKKEQAIYYLSKKFTAWEMNYSMLERTCCALVWASHRLRQYMLSHTTWLISKMDPVKYIFEKPALTGQIARWQVLLSEFDIVYVTQKAVKGSALADYLAQQPLQDYRPMHPEFPDEDIMALFEEKRTHEDIDKWIVCFDGASNALGHGVGAVLVSPDDQCIPFTARLGFDCTNNMAEYEACALGVQAAIDFDVKLLKVYGDSALVIRQLKGEWETRDSKLIPYQTHILRLAKYFDDISFHHLPREENQMADALATLASMFQLAPHGDLPYIEFKSQGRPAYCYAIEEERDGKPWYFDIKQYVENKEYPPGISDNDKRTLRRLATGFFVSGTILYKRNHDMTLLRCGWCLVLDVQQVDFMADLGVAFVDDWAFLVGRVVSNRKD from the coding sequence caagcggtcctatggaacagtgactgccaagaggccttcgagaatatcaaacagagtctcatgaatcccccggtgctcatgccacctgtaacaggaagacctcttttcctatacatgaccgtgttggacgagtctatggggtgcgtattgggtcagcatgatgattctgggaaaaaggagcaagccatctactatctgagcaagaagtttaccgcatgggagatgaattactcaatgttggaaaggacgtgttgtgctctggtatgggcatcacatcggcttaggcagtacatgctcagccataccacgtggcttatttccaaaatggatccagtgaaatacatctttgaaaaaccggccctcacgggacaaattgctaggtggcaggtactattatctgaattcgatatcgtttacgtcacccaaaaagcagtaaagggaagtgccttagcagattatttggcccagcaacccctccaggattatcggccgatgcaccccgagttcccagatgaagatatcatggccctgtttgaagagaagcggacacacgaggacatagacaaatggattgtttgcttcgatggggcatctaatgctttgggccacggagtaggggcagtccttgtatccccagatgatcagtgtattcctttcacggctaggctaggttttgattgtaccaacaatatggccgagtacgaagcatgcgcccttggggttcaggcggccattgattttgatgtaaaactactcaaggtgtatggagactcagctttggtgatacgccagttgaaaggagaatgggaaactagggattcgaagttgataccctatcaaactcacatcttgaggttagccaagtactttgacgacatttccttccaccacctacctcgggaagagaatcaaatggctgatgcactagccaccctggcatccatgtttcaacttgccccacacggggatctgccgtacatcgaattcaaatctcaaggcaggccagcatattgttatgcaatagaggaagaacgggatgggaaaccgtggtatttcgacatcaagcagtatgtcgagaacaaagaatacccaccagggatttctgacaatgacaaaaggacgttgagaagattggctactggtttctttgtaagtggtactatcctatacaaacgaaaccacgacatgaccctcctacgatgc